In Candidatus Manganitrophus morganii, the genomic window GACCATCGTGACCCCGGCAGACGGACCGTCTTTCGGAATCGCGCCGGCGGGGACGTGGATGTGGACGGTCTTCCCATCGAAGACCTTTGGATCGATTCCCAACCGCTCCGCATTCGATCGAACGTAGGAAACGGCCGCCTGCGCCGACTCCCGCATGACGTCGCCCAACATTCCGGTCAAAATCAAATGCTCTTCATGGCTCTGCATCATCGTCGCCTCGACAAAGAGGACATCGCCGCCGGTCGGCGTCCAGGCCAATCCCGTTGCGATGCCGGGCCGATCGATCCGTTCGGCGACTTCGTTCATGAATCGAGGCCGCCCCAGATATTCCGGAATCTTGTCGGCGGTGACGGCGATCGGCGTCTGCGCCCCCTCGCTGATCCGCCGGGCCACCTTCCGCAAGACTCCGGCGATCGCCCGCTCAAGGTTTCGCACCCCCGCCTCGCGTGTGTATTCCCGAATAATCCGCCGGATCGCTTCATCTTCGAGGGTCACCTCTTGCTCCTGCAGGCCATGGGCGCGAAGCTGCCTCCGAAGAAGGTAACGGCGGGCGATGTGAAGCTTCTCTTCTTCGGTATAACCCGACAAAGAGACGATCTCCATCCGGTCCTGAAGGGCGGATGGAATCGTATCGATCGTGTTCGCGGTGCAGATGAAAAGGACTTTTGTGAGATCCACCGGAACGCCTAAGTAGGTATCGACAAAAGCATGGTTCTGGGCCGGATCGAGCACCTCCAATAAGGCGGCGGAGGGATCGCCTTGAAAGCCGACGCCGAGCTTGTCGACCTCATCCAACATAAAGACCGGATCGAACGTCTCGGCGCGCCGGAGCGCTTGAATGATCCGGCCCGGCATGGCGCCGATATAGGTCCGCCGATGCCCCCGGATCTCCGCCTCGTCATGGATTCCGCCAAGGCTGATTCGGACGAATTTCCGGCCCATCGCCCGCGCGATCGACTGGCCGAGCGACGTTTTGCCGACCCCCGGCGGCCCGACGAAGCAGAGAATCGGCTCGCGAAGCGCTTCATCTTCAGGCGTTTGTGGAAGCGGCCCCGCTTCCGCGACAAGTCCCGCCTCACCGGCCCCGGTCAGGGGAACGGCGGCGCGGCGCTCTTCCCGCAACTTTCTCACCGCCAGGTATTCGAGAATCCGCTCTTTGATTTTTTCGAGGTCGTAGTGATCCTCATCAAGGATTTTCCGCGCATGACCGACGTCGATTTGCCCCCCGGTCGTCTTTCCCCAAGGAAGGCTCAACAACCAATCGAGATAGGTGCGAATCAGACCATGCTCCGCGGCGGCCGGCGGCAGACGCTCCAACCGGGATAATTCGCGCTCGGCTTCTTTCCGCGCCTCTTCCGGAAGCGGCGCTTCTTGCAGCCGGCGTCGGAACCCCTCGATCTCCGCCTGTTCGGGATTCTCCTCCCCCAGCTGCCGCTGGATCGTCTTCATCTGCTCGCGAAGAACGTAGTCCCGCTGCGCCTTCGACATCTCCTCTTCGGTCTCGCGCGTGATTTTCTGCCCCAGCTCTCGAACCGCCACTTCATGCTGCAGCAATTCGATCAGCCGCCGCAATTTGGCCGGCAGGGAATTGATCTCTAAAAGATCCTGGCGCGCGGCGACCGAAATCGGAACGCTGGACGCCACCAGATAGACGATCTGACGCAGGTCGGTGAGCGCCTGAATGGCGCCGCTGAGTTCATCGGGAAGCTCGGGGATCAGCGGCGTCAGTCGCTGGATCAGATCTCGAACGGCGCGAATAAACGCTTCGACCTCGACCCCTTCTTCGATGATCTCGGGTGCCCGTTCAATCCGGGCGACAAGGTAGGGCTCCGTCCTGGCGAAATCGACGATTCGGACCCGCTCCAATCCTTGGACCACCAGACGGAGGGTCCCATCCGGCGCCCGAAGGAGTTGCTGAATGACCGCCGCGGTCCCCATCCGATAGAGATCTTCCGGCCCGGCGGGACGCGCCTCGACGCTCTTTTGCGCGACCAATAAGATCATCCGATTGGAGCGCATCGCATCCTCCACCAGCTTCACCGAGCGCTCCTGGCCGACGAGAAGCGGGATCACCGCCATGGGGAACGCCACCGTGTCTCGTAATGGAAGGACCGAGAGCGCGTCCGGGAGGGAGGTTCCTTTCACATCTTCTCTTCCATCTCTTTCATCCGCCGTCATCGATTCACCTCCATTTTCGGTAAGATCACACAGAGAAAGCCGAGTTCATATCGGGCACTGACCTGCTCGCGATCGATATTCGGTACAACAGGCACTTCGATGCGAAAAGGACCGTAACGAACCTCCATCGCGTGAAAACGCGCCGCGTCGGAAAGCAGCCAGGAGCGCACCCCCTCCACCACCAATGTATCGTCATAAAGGGTGATCTCAAAATCCTCCTCCCTCAATCCGGCAATCTCCACTTTCACGATCAGCCGATCTTCGGTCTCATAAAGATCGACCGGCGGCCGCCATTGGGGCCGGGCCACCATCACGCGGCGCCGGGATCCCCATAAATCTTCCAAAGATTGCGGCGGCGCATCTTGAGCGACCTCCGCATAACGGTAACGTATCAAGCGATAGCGCATATTCCCTCCTGTCGTCGCATGACTCAGCCGGTCAACGAGTGTAGAACGCAACGATCAACGCTTCATCGATCTCGAGATCGATCTCTTCCCGATGGGGCCGGTCGGTCATCTCCCCCCCTCCGTTCTCCCGACGAAGCCAGGAAACCGTCGGCTGGCGCGTAGTCATTTCCTCCTGCACTTCCGGCATCGCCAATGCCCCTTCTTTCAAGTCGATCTTCTCGCCGGGGGAGACAAGATAAGAGGAGATCGTCACCGTCTCATCATTTACCAGAACGTGCCGATGCGCGATCATCTGACGCGCCATCAAACGGGTCCGCGCCAGCCCCAATCGATAAACCACATTATCCAGGCGGCGCTCGAGCATCTCCAACAAGGCCCGCCCCAGCGGCTCTCCCGAACGCTGCGCTTCGGCTACATACCGACGGAACTGCGCTTCCCGCACGCCATAGATATCTTTGACCTTTTGCTTTTCGCGCAATTGGAGGGCATACTCCGTCGGCCGGCGCACGCCGCGGCTTCCCCCCGGAGGAACATTCAGCCGGCGCTGGAGAGACGCTCCCCCCGTACCGAAGAGGTCCATGCCGTAGCGCCGGGAAGTTTTATGTCTCGGTTCCCGCTTTGCACCCATACGCTTCCTTTCTCAGCAGGTTTTATAGAAATAAGTCCGAATCTACAAAAAACAAGGGCGATCTTTTTGCGTCTATTTCTATTATAGGGAAGGGGGATCCGTAAGGAAATGGGTCGGTAGGGATCAGTTTGAGTCGAATAGAAAGAAATACCGACATTAAAAATAATAGGGCGATCACGAAAATCGCCCTACGGAACAGATTCGAATTGAGAAATTTAAGAAGCGGGCTGAGGCCTGGGACCTTGAACTAACTCGATGAGGTGGTCGATCGTTTTTTCAACTTCGATCTTTTGTTTTTCGCCGGTGCGGCGGTTCTTTAGTTCCACAAATCCTTCGTGGAGATTCTTCTCGCCGAGGACGACCTGGTAAGGGACGCCGAGGAGATCGGCATCATTGAACTTGACCCCAGCCCGCTCGGAGCGGTCTTCGATAATCGTCTCGATCCCGGCGCGGATCATCGACCCGTAGATCAACTCCGCGGTGATCATCACCCGCTCCGATTGATCCTGAACGGGGATGATATGGATGGCGAACGGCGCGATCGGCATCGGCCAGATGATTCCCTTCTCGTCATGGTTCTGCTCGATCGCCGCCGCGATGATCCGGGAGACCCCGATGCCGTAGCATCCCATGACAAAGAATTGCTCTTCCCCCTTCGGATCGAGGAAGGTCGCTTTCATCGCCTCGCTATACTTCGTTCCGAGCATGAAAACATGCCCGACCTCGATGCCGCGATCGATCGACTCCGGCGCGCCGCATCGGGGACAGGCGTCCCCTGCCACGGCATTCCGGAGATCGGCGAAACGATCGACCTTGAAATCCCGTCCGGGAACCGCATGCAGATAGTGGGCGTCTTTTTCGTTTGCGCCGACGATCGCCTCCGGCATCGCTTCCACGGAAAGGTCGCCGATGATTTCGATATTTTTTAGGCCGACCGGTCCGGAAAATCCGGAGGGTCCGCCGGTCCAGGCTTCGACTTTTCCCGCGTCGGCCAGCACGAGATCGGAAACGCCGAGGAGGCGCCTGACCTTGATCTCATTGACCTGATGATCCCCGCGAACCAGCACCGCCAGAGGCCGCCCGTCGGCCGAGAAAAGAAGGGTCTTCACCAGCTGGGGCGGCGTCGCCTTCAAAAAAGCGCTCACCTCTTCTACCGTTTTCTTGCCCGGTGTTTGAACTTTCTCCAAGTTTTCGGCTTCCCCTATCCCCTGTCCCCTACCCCCTACCCCCGGCTTCAACTCCGCCCGTTCGACATTCGCGGCATAGTCGCACTTCGTACAGGAGGCGATCCCCTCCTCGCCGGTCTGCGCTAAGACCATGAACTCGTGCGAGGAGCTGCCGCCGATCAAGCCGGTGTCGGCCTCCACCGCGCGAAACCGGAGGCCGAGACGGCTGAAGATCTTATGATAAGCGTCGTACATCTTCTTATAGTTTTCTTTCGCCCCCTCC contains:
- the lon gene encoding endopeptidase La, with amino-acid sequence MTADERDGREDVKGTSLPDALSVLPLRDTVAFPMAVIPLLVGQERSVKLVEDAMRSNRMILLVAQKSVEARPAGPEDLYRMGTAAVIQQLLRAPDGTLRLVVQGLERVRIVDFARTEPYLVARIERAPEIIEEGVEVEAFIRAVRDLIQRLTPLIPELPDELSGAIQALTDLRQIVYLVASSVPISVAARQDLLEINSLPAKLRRLIELLQHEVAVRELGQKITRETEEEMSKAQRDYVLREQMKTIQRQLGEENPEQAEIEGFRRRLQEAPLPEEARKEAERELSRLERLPPAAAEHGLIRTYLDWLLSLPWGKTTGGQIDVGHARKILDEDHYDLEKIKERILEYLAVRKLREERRAAVPLTGAGEAGLVAEAGPLPQTPEDEALREPILCFVGPPGVGKTSLGQSIARAMGRKFVRISLGGIHDEAEIRGHRRTYIGAMPGRIIQALRRAETFDPVFMLDEVDKLGVGFQGDPSAALLEVLDPAQNHAFVDTYLGVPVDLTKVLFICTANTIDTIPSALQDRMEIVSLSGYTEEEKLHIARRYLLRRQLRAHGLQEQEVTLEDEAIRRIIREYTREAGVRNLERAIAGVLRKVARRISEGAQTPIAVTADKIPEYLGRPRFMNEVAERIDRPGIATGLAWTPTGGDVLFVEATMMQSHEEHLILTGMLGDVMRESAQAAVSYVRSNAERLGIDPKVFDGKTVHIHVPAGAIPKDGPSAGVTMVAAIASLASGRPVRNDLAMTGEITLRGKVLPVGGIKEKVLAAYRVGVKTILLPQRNENDLEDVPEEVKRSLTFILLGSAEEVLKNALIPVPTESGLLV
- a CDS encoding Hsp20/alpha crystallin family protein, which encodes MRYRLIRYRYAEVAQDAPPQSLEDLWGSRRRVMVARPQWRPPVDLYETEDRLIVKVEIAGLREEDFEITLYDDTLVVEGVRSWLLSDAARFHAMEVRYGPFRIEVPVVPNIDREQVSARYELGFLCVILPKMEVNR
- the rpsD gene encoding 30S ribosomal protein S4, with product MGAKREPRHKTSRRYGMDLFGTGGASLQRRLNVPPGGSRGVRRPTEYALQLREKQKVKDIYGVREAQFRRYVAEAQRSGEPLGRALLEMLERRLDNVVYRLGLARTRLMARQMIAHRHVLVNDETVTISSYLVSPGEKIDLKEGALAMPEVQEEMTTRQPTVSWLRRENGGGEMTDRPHREEIDLEIDEALIVAFYTR
- a CDS encoding proline--tRNA ligase — encoded protein: MRYSKLLIPTLREDPTEAEVISHRLMMRAGMIRKVSAGIYNFLPVGLRVLSKVAKIVREEMEHAGAQEILMPALQPAELWQETGRWQQYGKELMRLKDRHDRDFCLGPTHEEVITDLVRREVKSYRQLPINLYQIQTKFRDEIRPRFGLMRGREFVMKDAYSFDADLEGAKENYKKMYDAYHKIFSRLGLRFRAVEADTGLIGGSSSHEFMVLAQTGEEGIASCTKCDYAANVERAELKPGVGGRGQGIGEAENLEKVQTPGKKTVEEVSAFLKATPPQLVKTLLFSADGRPLAVLVRGDHQVNEIKVRRLLGVSDLVLADAGKVEAWTGGPSGFSGPVGLKNIEIIGDLSVEAMPEAIVGANEKDAHYLHAVPGRDFKVDRFADLRNAVAGDACPRCGAPESIDRGIEVGHVFMLGTKYSEAMKATFLDPKGEEQFFVMGCYGIGVSRIIAAAIEQNHDEKGIIWPMPIAPFAIHIIPVQDQSERVMITAELIYGSMIRAGIETIIEDRSERAGVKFNDADLLGVPYQVVLGEKNLHEGFVELKNRRTGEKQKIEVEKTIDHLIELVQGPRPQPAS